In one Hyphomicrobium sp. 99 genomic region, the following are encoded:
- a CDS encoding Crp/Fnr family transcriptional regulator: MFSAPQTEQATGFKVQRGDGFHSGTVRRIEAKEHVFCEGDPRTHVYRIEDGVIALSKVLSDGRRQIIDFAYPGDYIGLGMFGDHVFDAQATCASKVKCLPTSQLEHDAARDPALALRLYNAVSAELSAARRLLVSVGQGTAMERIASFLIELKGRGGHLEDDIINLPMRRSDIADLLGLTIETVSRTLTKLRMMRIIQIENGNDVRILDPDRLQELAG; the protein is encoded by the coding sequence ATGTTCAGCGCGCCACAAACCGAGCAGGCCACGGGCTTCAAGGTCCAGCGGGGAGACGGCTTCCATTCCGGGACTGTCCGGCGCATTGAAGCGAAGGAACATGTCTTTTGCGAAGGAGACCCTAGGACACATGTATATCGCATCGAAGATGGTGTGATTGCACTGTCAAAGGTCCTCAGCGACGGGCGGCGACAGATTATCGACTTTGCCTATCCCGGCGATTACATCGGCCTCGGGATGTTCGGCGACCACGTTTTCGACGCGCAGGCCACATGCGCCTCCAAGGTCAAGTGTCTGCCGACATCACAATTGGAACATGATGCAGCGCGAGATCCTGCCCTCGCCTTACGGCTCTATAACGCTGTTTCAGCGGAACTGTCAGCCGCCCGCCGGCTGCTAGTTAGCGTCGGCCAAGGTACGGCAATGGAACGAATTGCTTCATTTCTCATCGAATTGAAGGGCCGCGGCGGCCATTTAGAAGACGATATTATTAACCTGCCAATGCGCCGGTCCGATATTGCTGATCTGCTTGGCTTGACCATCGAGACGGTCAGCCGGACGCTGACGAAACTCAGGATGATGCGTATCATCCAGATTGAGAATGGAAATGACGTTCGCATTCTTGATCCCGATCGCCTGCAGGAGTTGGCAGGCTGA
- a CDS encoding response regulator, with protein sequence MTQILVVDDDPEIRSLLKTCFEREGYDVIEAPDAKNARAALERGTISLITLDLTLGRDDGLSLAREIRASCDVPIVMLSGKGDTVDRIVGLEVGADDYIAKPFSPREVLARVRAVLRRKEGGKASVAQPVSGHEVFRFGHWTLDITSRELKGQLNERRELTTAEFNLLELFVRHAHRVLSRDEIMDLLKGHDYSPLDRSIDALVSRLRRKIEDETDTEHIKSIRGVGYMFASDVRRTV encoded by the coding sequence GTGACACAAATACTCGTTGTCGATGATGATCCCGAGATCCGGAGCTTGCTCAAGACCTGCTTCGAGCGGGAAGGTTACGACGTCATTGAAGCGCCTGATGCCAAGAACGCTCGTGCCGCCCTGGAGCGGGGTACCATTAGCCTCATAACATTGGACCTGACCCTCGGCCGTGATGATGGCCTTAGTCTCGCGCGAGAGATTCGCGCCTCCTGTGACGTGCCGATTGTGATGCTTTCAGGCAAGGGAGATACGGTCGATCGCATCGTCGGATTGGAAGTTGGCGCAGATGATTACATCGCGAAGCCCTTCAGTCCGCGAGAGGTTCTGGCGCGCGTGCGCGCCGTGTTGAGGCGGAAGGAGGGGGGCAAAGCGTCTGTCGCTCAGCCGGTTTCCGGGCATGAGGTTTTCCGTTTCGGCCATTGGACGCTCGACATAACGAGCCGTGAACTCAAGGGGCAACTGAACGAGCGCCGCGAGCTGACCACGGCCGAATTCAATTTGCTCGAGCTCTTCGTCAGGCATGCGCATCGGGTCCTGTCGCGAGACGAAATTATGGATCTCCTCAAGGGTCACGATTACTCGCCGCTCGATCGCTCGATCGATGCACTCGTCAGCCGGTTGCGCCGGAAAATCGAGGACGAGACGGATACCGAGCACATCAAATCGATCCGCGGCGTCGGGTATATGTTCGCGAGCGACGTGCGCCGGACTGTTTAG
- a CDS encoding PAS domain-containing sensor histidine kinase, with amino-acid sequence MLQAILDSAVSAILAIDDAGRIRSVNPATEAMFGYRADEMLNQNIKMLMPEPYRTEHDDYISRHVKTGEKRIIGIGREVKGQRKNGSIFPIHLAVSEFLVDGQRFFSGIINDLSDRAELRDEVDRQSRLFETVFQHAPEALVISSPDGKILLFNPAATKIFGYDLAEATGMEWANLFGDADSLPQIEFNISRSIERAPDLNLSVMLRRKDGSTFPAEGNITQVVDQHAKPTVRVSVFRDVTERLKNKEAAVKSQRLEAIGQLTGGIAHDFNNLLTIISGNLELLEEQPLSEQDRDLLDRAARAADSGARLTKRLLTFAGRRHLAPAVINLNDQVRAMTELLRRTLGDMIELRTNLASPLWLVRADAGEVEAAVLNLAINARDAMPEGGTLAVRTDNIVLEEGETGLEDALRAGDYVRISVSDNGIGMSKEILTRVFEPFFTTKSTGRGTGLGLSTIYGFIKQSNGNITVYSEPGVGTTVNLYLPRCDEAAPVHDGGFIPTAEPHANGERILVVEDNRDVRQLTVNRLKRLGYDTVECVSGAEARAALESGQEVSAVFTDIMMPGGMTGVELATWISANLPDLPVLLTTGFADEAVGKGGSDTLWPILRKPYTQKQLACMLRATIDEQAARQAPLRD; translated from the coding sequence ATGCTTCAGGCGATTCTGGATTCTGCCGTTTCCGCCATCTTGGCCATTGACGATGCCGGCCGCATCCGAAGCGTCAATCCGGCGACGGAAGCGATGTTTGGGTACCGCGCCGATGAGATGCTGAACCAAAACATTAAAATGCTCATGCCCGAACCCTATCGCACGGAGCATGACGACTATATCAGCCGGCATGTCAAAACAGGCGAGAAGCGCATCATCGGCATCGGCCGCGAAGTCAAAGGCCAACGGAAAAATGGCAGCATTTTCCCGATCCATTTGGCCGTTAGTGAGTTCTTGGTCGACGGCCAGCGCTTCTTCTCCGGCATCATCAACGATCTCAGCGACCGCGCTGAGTTGCGGGATGAGGTGGATCGTCAGTCACGCCTATTCGAGACCGTTTTCCAACACGCCCCCGAAGCTCTCGTCATCTCGTCGCCGGACGGAAAAATCCTTCTCTTCAACCCCGCAGCCACGAAAATATTCGGGTACGATTTGGCCGAAGCCACCGGTATGGAATGGGCAAACTTGTTCGGAGATGCCGATAGCCTGCCCCAGATCGAATTCAATATTTCTCGATCGATCGAGCGAGCACCAGACCTCAATCTCTCCGTCATGCTACGTCGTAAGGACGGCAGCACATTTCCCGCCGAAGGAAACATAACTCAGGTTGTCGATCAGCATGCGAAGCCGACTGTCCGGGTGAGCGTATTCCGCGACGTCACGGAAAGGCTCAAAAACAAAGAAGCGGCAGTCAAATCGCAGCGTCTCGAAGCCATCGGACAGCTCACCGGCGGCATCGCCCACGACTTCAACAATCTGCTCACGATCATTTCAGGCAACCTCGAGCTTCTCGAAGAGCAGCCTTTGAGCGAGCAAGATCGCGATCTTCTTGACCGAGCAGCACGAGCGGCGGATTCTGGCGCTCGGCTTACCAAGCGTCTGCTGACCTTCGCGGGCCGGCGCCATCTCGCACCCGCGGTCATCAACTTGAATGACCAAGTGCGCGCCATGACGGAACTGCTCCGTCGGACGCTGGGCGATATGATCGAGCTCCGCACCAACCTCGCCTCGCCTTTGTGGCTGGTCCGAGCCGACGCCGGTGAAGTCGAAGCGGCCGTGTTGAACCTTGCCATCAACGCACGCGACGCGATGCCCGAAGGCGGCACGTTGGCTGTTCGGACCGATAATATCGTGCTGGAGGAAGGCGAGACAGGCCTCGAGGATGCCCTCAGAGCTGGAGATTATGTGCGCATTTCCGTTTCCGACAACGGTATCGGAATGAGCAAAGAGATTTTGACCCGCGTGTTCGAGCCTTTTTTCACGACCAAGTCTACAGGACGCGGCACAGGGCTTGGCCTCAGTACGATCTATGGTTTCATCAAGCAGTCTAACGGCAACATCACGGTTTACAGCGAGCCAGGCGTTGGAACGACCGTCAATCTGTACTTGCCGCGTTGCGACGAAGCGGCCCCGGTGCACGATGGAGGCTTCATTCCCACCGCCGAACCGCATGCGAATGGCGAGCGCATCCTTGTCGTTGAGGACAACCGCGATGTTCGCCAGCTGACCGTAAACCGGCTCAAAAGGCTCGGTTATGATACGGTCGAGTGCGTGAGCGGTGCCGAGGCTAGGGCCGCGCTCGAAAGCGGACAAGAGGTCAGCGCAGTATTCACAGATATCATGATGCCGGGCGGCATGACCGGTGTTGAGTTGGCTACCTGGATCTCGGCCAACCTGCCGGATCTACCCGTCCTTTTGACGACGGGCTTTGCTGATGAAGCTGTCGGCAAAGGCGGATCCGACACCTTATGGCCAATTCTACGCAAGCCATACACGCAGAAGCAGCTCGCCTGCATGTTGCGCGCAACGATCGATGAGCAGGCCGCCCGCCAAGCGCCGCTGCGTGACTGA
- a CDS encoding host attachment protein: MKPTRTWILIADGEHARMVEAIGKGHGLHEVPGTETRLDNPPSHLLGRAEPGRVHESVGYTRHAIEPRSDPHESLEVKFAEQLADQLQRYVEVKAFDRLVIVAPPTMLGYLRKCLAADVTSKLIAEVDKDLTKVPNNDVASHLESVVFL, encoded by the coding sequence ATGAAACCGACACGCACCTGGATACTTATCGCCGATGGCGAACATGCTCGGATGGTCGAGGCCATCGGCAAGGGGCATGGCCTTCATGAAGTGCCGGGAACGGAAACCCGGCTGGATAATCCGCCGAGCCATCTTTTGGGAAGAGCGGAGCCGGGCCGGGTTCATGAATCCGTCGGCTACACGCGTCACGCCATTGAACCCAGAAGCGATCCGCACGAATCTTTGGAGGTGAAGTTCGCCGAGCAACTTGCAGATCAGCTTCAGCGGTACGTCGAGGTCAAAGCCTTTGACAGGCTCGTCATCGTGGCGCCGCCGACAATGCTGGGCTATCTCCGCAAGTGCTTGGCAGCAGACGTCACATCGAAGTTGATCGCGGAGGTCGACAAGGACCTGACGAAGGTTCCCAACAACGACGTGGCTTCTCATCTCGAAAGCGTCGTTTTTCTGTAG
- a CDS encoding cytochrome c: MTSLANGLPNDSEPVQAADAIKSKKPDPQNGRVIVRALCTNCHLIGEAPNSAVNADVPSFPAVANKPDQSAEHISNWLLNSHGPMPNVHLTKKELSDVAAYIMSLRRPKS; the protein is encoded by the coding sequence ATGACATCTCTGGCTAATGGTCTGCCCAACGATAGCGAGCCCGTCCAAGCAGCCGACGCAATAAAGTCGAAGAAACCAGATCCCCAAAATGGGCGCGTCATTGTTCGCGCGCTATGCACAAATTGCCACTTGATCGGAGAGGCACCGAACTCGGCTGTAAACGCTGACGTGCCAAGCTTTCCCGCCGTTGCCAACAAGCCGGACCAATCAGCCGAGCACATATCTAACTGGCTTCTCAACTCTCACGGGCCGATGCCGAACGTTCATCTGACGAAAAAAGAACTTAGCGACGTCGCGGCGTACATAATGTCTCTGCGCCGGCCCAAGTCGTAG